In Lampris incognitus isolate fLamInc1 chromosome 13, fLamInc1.hap2, whole genome shotgun sequence, the genomic stretch CTACAAGAAATGTGCTATAGAAAAGGTTGTATCAAAGGAAGTCAAATTACAATTACAGGGAATTTAATCATTTTAAACGTCAGCAGAACTTGGCTGTGTAACAAAAGGCAAGTGCAAAAAAAATGTCACCTAAATTTGACAATTGAGAAAAATATTGAATAGTAAGACTGAACTTTTCTGAACAGCTGAGACTTatattcattttttttccctcaaatCTGAGCAAAGAATATATCATAAGTTTCGTTATTCATACTCTTCTCGTTTCATTCACCTTTTTCACGTTGTTGATCTCGTAACCCTTCAGGCTCATACTTATTAAAGGGGGTCCAGTCTTTCTGTAAGGCATTGCATAAGATGCAAATGCAATCTTACGTGTTTATATTATGTGAATTGTacaattaataaaaaaatataaaatgtaaagtGCTAGGCAAAGGACATCGTTATATTGCTTGATAGGTTGAGAGTAATTCAGGCTTTGTAAAAGGATACGCAATCTTCTAAATTCCATGAGAAATACCACTAGATTAGATTAAATTTGACACCACGTAATAGTACCAAGTCTTTCAACCTTATTTATGttaattatattatgttatactatTTTTCCACTATCGAGATGGTAGGGCAAATGTCCATTAGAATGTCTTTATTCATCACTGTGTCATACATCCAGACTGCTTCAGCGATTCTGTGTCAATCCACTTCTTCTCTATTTCCACCTATGAAGAGAGAATTAGACAATTGAGTTACCATGGTTTCAAGAACAAACACATTTGTCTCCATACTTTTCTCCATCTCATTATATAGGTATCACTAGTGAGGATGCATGCGTTGTGTTACTCATATGTCTTACCTGACAATGGTAACGTGTCCAGCTGGTCACATGCTTCTGTGGCTGGATGTCATTTACAGTGCCCAAGGACTTGATCCGGGTCTGTGACACAACTGCCCCCATAATTTCACATTCCATGGTGACGAAGGGGTACCAGTCATTTGGGATATCCTGATCAGATCCCAGCTCTAGCTTGCAGGAAAATGAATGGGGATGATCCACAGCTGCCAATTAAAGAACCAAGATTGCATGGAATCAGTGTATTATACCACCAAGTCACACACAAAGCGGAGTAAAGAATTGGCATGAGGCCACACCCAAGAAGCTTGTGAGAAAACAGTCTCTTACACTATAGTGCCATACAATTTTTTGGCTCTGGTTGTTCCCCCAATTGACTAAAGTTTGAATGACACCCCAGTTCTATCCTGTGCTGCCCCTACTCTCATGGACTGCTTGACTCTTTAAATCAAAAgagttacaaaaaaacaaaaaccaaaacacaacTCTTAGAGTAAGAAATGCATTGTTCATTACCTGTGTTCTTTGCAGGCAGTCTGTCAATTCTCCAGACAATAGCTGAATATACATTCTCATACTTGACTGTCCCAATTGACACCTGCATGATAGGCTGAGACTCTGCAGCACTGACAGCGCCCAGGCAGGCGTTTCTATTCATACGGGCCTTCAGCGACCTTTGTCGCAGTAAGGTTACTGTTTGGGACACTTTGACCCAGTCACTTGGTACTGGCACACGGATCACGATGTTCTCGCACAGTGGCTGTGCATCAAATGTCCTTGCAGAGGAAGGGAAGGTTGCGGACAAGTTAAGAAAGGCTTGGAGCTCCACATAGGCTCCTTGTACTGTGACCACAGCTTTAATTGAGAAGGGAATCTCTGTACATCCCAGTGACGTGGTGTTGTATCGCATCAGCTCCACCCTGCAAGCGTCAGGAGGTGAAAACTTAATCAGACGAGACCTCTGAAACTCCACCTCGTTGATGCATCTGTGTAAATGATAGTCAGCGATCTCCATCCAGGTCTCATTTCCCTCCTCACACCCGTAACTAGAGTCAAAGCGCAGCAGTCCCAGATCATTCAGTGCCAGGAAACAGTGCCCATCTCCATTCAGAAAAGCTAGGCAGTGAATCTGTGTCAAGGCTGCCCGTTCCACTATTCCCCCAGCCTTATCCAGCTGTATCCAAATGTGATCAGTGACCTGCAATGACAGTTCCTTCTCCTCGTAATGCCGTCGTTGTTGGTGTGGTGGAGACAACCTGAAGATTTCCTCTTCCATGGAGACCAACAGGTCCTCCATATCGTCATGCTCTGTGGTGCCAAACTTGAGCAGCTGCTCTATCTCAGCCTCATGAGTAACCTCCAGCTTTGGATGGTAGCGCTTCTTCTCCGTGTATGAGAAATGTTCGACTTTGACTGTGAGGATCTTGCGGGACTCACCATAGCTCTCCGGCTTAAGGTCTGAGAGCCTACAGTGAGGGAGGAGCTGGAACTCCTTGAATGGCTTCTCCAGTCCTTTCTCGTAGTACATCTGCAGCACACCCCCTGGCAACAGGCGGAGATAGATTGGTCCCCACTGCCGAGAAGACATGCGATTCTTTTTTTCTGGGATCCTGAGCATCAACGACCAACCATCTCTCTTCTGGCTACGGAACAGTCCTTGGGGAACAAACTGTGAGGAACCATTCGTgacctgcctgcctcccaattcCGTTTTGCAGCTTAGTTGTTTCTCTGCAGCTATCTCCGTCTGTGCTTCATGGTCCTTCTCTGCTCGTAGGCCCTCCAACTTGTGGCAAATGTAGGAGAAGGAGCTCTGGAGTTGGTCACGTGGTGGTACACTGCCATCTTTAGCCCGGATGAAGAACCGTGGAAGATTGGTTTCAGATTCGGAGTCTGAAGAGGAACTTGCCAAATCCACACTGGGGCCAGATTCCTCCCAGAAGGGGTTCAAGTGTCCCGATTTTCCCCGGAAAGAGGGAAAAGGGTTTGGCCCATCAGAGGTCTTATTCAAGACCAGAATGCCATCTGGATCTGAGGTGGGCATGGAAGAAGTAGAAGTGTTGGAGGGGCTTTGGAAGGTATCGTTCTTTTCCAAAGTGCCGAAATGAAATGGTGATGCATTGCTAGGAACCCCACCCACAGGAGTGCAAAAGGGAGTGTTATTTGGCGCAAAGGAGCTTCCATTACTAGAGTGTACCTGAGGAGATTCTGAGGAACTGCTAAAGCTCCAGGAGAGATCTCTGGTAGGAGGGAGCACCAACTTCAGACCATTGGGACGAGGCACTGATGCTCCATTAGGCGACGATGACTGTTGGGGCTTTTGAGGAGATGAGAGTGGTGTACTGTCGTCTTCAAATGTAACCCAGTTTGAATTGTTCATAGAACACATTTTTGGAATGTTGACTTTTCAGGTTCAAAACAAGAGTTTCTTCTTCGTCTGACTGATTCCCCCTCACTTCAGAATCCCTGTGTGATGAAAAAAAGGCAGAATTAAAAGAGGCTAAATTTAATCAAGGAAACCCTTAATTTGAGTCATTTTCTGGGATTTTATTATGTCAAGTTTGTAAATAAAAAATCCTCTATAAATTATTCCTATGATCCAATTTGTGAATATGAAGACAGATTTTGTGTATTGGTGATAATAGGTTAGAGCCTTGTTTTTCCAGTTTAAGGCTTTTGAAGAGCCTCTTCATGAACATAAACAAACCCCACTAAGATCACGATGTCGGGGTAGCATGTaaattcagttttatttgtgcttttcagcaaaaaaataaataagtaaataaatcaaATGTAGGAAAACTACATCCGATGAGAAAGTGGCTTCACACTGAACTCTTTAACCGTACCATTTTTGGCTTATTGTGATCTATTCATTGAATTGCTCATGTCACAGTAATGCAGTGGCTGAATCCACTTTGCCTTTTAAAATTACCGATTAGCAACTGATTCAGAAAATTTGCAAATGTGCTGATCTTTTTACAGCTACTATAAATAAAGGAGGTGTGGAAGGCAAGGCAAATTcatttgtacagcacatttcagcaacagggcaattcaaagtgctttgcataaaacataaggcaataaaaagacattgaaATACATTTAAAAGATGGAAAAAATGAGCTAAGACAGATAAAACAGGAGAGTAAAAGTTAGTGCAAGATcttcaaatttgatttaataaagGGCAGCGGCAAACAGAAAAGTCTTCAGCCtcgatttaaaagaactgagggTTGCAGCAGATCTGCAGTCTtccgggagtttgttccagatatgtggtgcataaaaactgaaagctgcctccaCGTTTAATTGACTTTGGAAGCAACCCTCTCTGAATCATTATGTGGGTTTTTACAATTTGACATATCTAACAGTATGTGAGGCGAGCTACAAATCAATAGGATTGCGATTCCTGATCGACAAATGACAGTTACTGGTTTGAACTTCTATTTCGACTTTTGGAAGAGAATTGCCATAGGACAGCACTTTGACAAATGTCAGGAAATGTTTATTTTTACCTTTGGAAAAAACCCTGTTGGCAGTTAATGTTATTTATTTAAAACTACAGCAATGTGTAGAAGACACAGGCTATTGTGGCGGAAAGGACTGCAATATAGCCATAGAGGTTATTATATCACCGAGTTTTAGCAAACATGGTTAGGAGCTCAATGATTCACCTTCAAACACTCAAAGGTAGGAATTTGGGGCTCGGCCACGATTGATGCTGTTAAAAATTGGTCAAAGATTATTCATTATGAACGGAAGAAGCACAATGCTGGATTCTAGAAATGCCTTTCCAAGAACATGCCGTGGAACACTGTATGATATAGTTGGTTAAGAAGGTGGCTATGGCAGCAGATCCAGCCTTGTTGTCTGGCACAAAATCAGCTGTGAGAATCAGACTATGTGGCAcagcagcacaaaacaaacaaacaaacaaacaaacaaacagcaggCTAAATATAATGCACAACTGTGCTTTAATGCAAAATTAGGAGAAAATAGTTTCTTTCTGAAGGGATATGTCAACCATACATTTAACATTACTCTGGCCGAGACAAAGAAATCCAAACTAAAATGTGAGAATAACCAGAAAACGCACTAGCgtgtgcatcctcggtggctgggttagAAAATCCCTCACCCAAAATGGTCGTATTAACTTTTAGCACCAGTGTTAAAACGCTGCTGCCAAAACTGTGGGAATATTGTAGACCTATGATGTCATCCGGACCCATTATCCCAACAGGCAGCGAGCACATACACAGTTGTCCGTATGTATAATAGGTCGGTTCTCTGGCTTGTAAATCAATGCAGAGTCAAAATAACAATCTGCTGCTGATGTGCCAGCTCATCGAAAGCAGCGCCCTTGTTGACAGGCAGGCGGTCTGCAGGCGGAGAACCCACTTTCAACGCGTTTCAGACATATGCATCTCCTCGTAGAgatatggaaagaaaaaaaaaagtgtcttgaAAGCAGAAACCTACAATTACAGCCTCCATCCTCGCCTCGTGATCCGCGCCCCAACTTAAACAAAGACAATAAGCGGCGAGCTCCGCCAGCTATAAATACACAGGGAGCCGAGAGCTGTGGCTGAGTGACGCCAGTCTTCAAATCAAAATCGAAAAAAGATTGCGTGTCTATTGGTGACGACACAGATTTTGAGCAACGTTTTTCAAGCTTAAAGCTTTCGGCGAGCCCTTTCGCGAGCGTAGACATTTCAAACGAGCGCCGCTAAGGTCACGGCCTAGGAGTAGCGTGTGAGTTCTGTTTCCAAGCAGATGTGACTTCCAGCTAACTAATCCAACGCCCGAAACAGCAACCGGGAACATCATTCTCATGAGAGGATGTCTGCAACAGCAGACAGACATCTCCGATCACACCACCCCCTCCCCTCTTATGGGATGACTAAAATGTGGTTAAGACGGAAAAAAGTAGCAGTTCCCCATCTGTGATGTGCAGAATTAACAGTCCTGCAGGCTCACTTCTCACACTGTCGCTCGCAGCTCTCCCACAGAGCGGCAGCAGAGAGATGAGAGATTGTTATATCTACagtggacacacactcacatacacacacacacacacacacaaaaaaagcattCCACACATTCCTTGGGGACAAGCAGATTTGCACACAGGAAACACCACCCTGCTCTTTTCATGAGAACTGATGACATTACTTTGCTATCAATATGTTAATTCTTGAAAAACCCCCACCGCAGGTGTCTGAATTGTGGTTTCTCCTGGCAGACTCGCCGGCTAACAGAGGAAAACATCTTCACTGTAGATAAATGACCTAAAAGCTTAGAGAGGGTTGGGACTGTTGTACAACTAGGGTTGGACGACACCGACAGAATCCGATACGATATTTTTGACTGCATACCTCGATACCGGCCGCGTGACGTTACCGTGAGGATGACTAGTGGTGCGTTCACGAGATATATGAGATATATGATCATTAGTACTGTACATACATAGCGCTTTTCCAGCGGCAACAGCCGCTCCGAGCGCTTTAAGAGGAAGTGAAACAAGGATGTGATTTATTCAGCAGTGGGCATATATTGCATTTGGCCAAGTGCCACAGCAATGaggtgaatcacgttttctttaagTAAACTGAATTAGCCCGAGCCTGTCCCCTGCGAGATACATCTCCCACAAACTCAACACCAGCCATCTGCTGTCCAAGGCTGGTCTAGCTCTGCCAATACCCAGTATTTGTTTGTGTtaatattgatgaaatatatatatacatatatatatatatttgaagggAGCATCCCCTGTACAGACTCACCCCtacattgtttttaatggagGTCATGGTATGTTGACCAGCCTGTACCAGAAGTTCAAAATACTGCATCACCGCAGCCTTCGAAACCAGGCAGTGCCAACATTGAAGTTAAGTCACGATACTACCATGAACAAAATGCAAATATATCTAGTCTCGTATCACTGtatcaattatatatatatatatatatatatatatatatatatatataacagtaccaatactttatatatatatatctcacggtatcaatattatatatgtatatatcacgGTATCAATATTATAATATTGATACTGTaataaatatattaaaaatattgATACcatgatatatacatatataatattgaTACGtgacatataatatatatatatatatatatgtgatatatatcACGGTATCAATATTATATCGATACAGCGGCCAGCTCTGCGCTTTACAATTACACAAGAACAAATCCAAACCCCTGATGAGAGGAAaatccctgacccccccccccttcatgtgTTGAGATCAACTACAGGAGGAAATATCAACGTCTCACATTAACAATCCGATGCAAAACAAAAACAGGCATTTCTAAAATTTAACTAACCCCCTATGGAGTCAGTTTCACACGTCCAAACAGGGTCCCCCTCGCCCCCCATCTCCAAGAAATCCTCATAATAAAGGACGTAAAGGACAAGCTGACATGACCGGTGCCAGACGGAGGGGGCGCGATGCCTCCCGGGGAGGTGAACTGAAGTGACTCGTCTGCTTCTCCCGGGCGGTTTCTAGCCCCGCGGCGACCCTCCGAGTCGGTGCTGCCGTTTCCAAGCCCTCGTTCAGGACTCACGAATCAGAGGCAATTCGGGTTTTCTTAAAAACCGTAACGTTACAGGGCTGGTCCATAACAGAAGAGGGGGGGCAGTTAATAAAAAACGAGGCAGAGCACTTACATAAGAGAAACAATAAAGCGAAGTTAAACAATGATTGTAAACATGTATCCGATTCACAGCTCACGCGCCCGGTTCAACAGTTTGTGCCCGCTTGAATCCTACTGATGCTGAACTCCCACTCGCATTCCAACGGGTCCTTCCGTTCCTGCGGAGGAAGATGGGCCCTTCTGCCGCCGACGGCAGTCATGTTTTATACCCCACAGCCGCCTCGCTGGGACTACCCACCCCACAGCCGCCTCGCTGGGACTACCCACCCCACAGCCGCCTCGATGGGACTACCCACCCCGCAGCCGCCTCGCTGGGACTACCCACCCCACAGCCACTACCCACCCCACAGCCGCCTCGCTGGGACTACCGACCCGACTGCCGCCTCGCTGGAACTACCCACCCCACAGCCGCCTCGCTGGGACTACCGACCCCACAGCCGCCTCGCTGGGACTACCGACCCGACTGCCGCCTCGCTGGGACTACCCACCCCACAGCCGCCTCGCTGGGACTACCCACCCCACAGCCGCCTCGCTGGGACTACCCACCCCACAACCGCCTCGCTGGGGCTACCGACCCCACAACCGCCTCGCTGGGGCTACCGACCCGTCTGCCGCCTCGCTGGGACTACCCACCCCACAACCGCCTCGCTGGGACTACCGACCCCACAACCGCCTCGCTGGGACTACCGACCCGTCTGCTGCTGCCGGGCTGCGTAACAAGCCCGTGTGCCGCTGCCAAAAGGCTCGAACTTGCAAACACAACAGCGCCGCAAGAGCAGCAGACATCCTGGCCAACATGTGCCGTTAAATCTCGCCACCGGCATCCAAGAGTTTGATTAAAATGGcagattggggagggggggggggcaagttaaCAGGTTTTGTCGGCTCCGAAAACAAGACCCATTCAACTCTGCCGGGCTGCAACTTCCCTGTAGTCCAGAAGGAGAGCGGCTTTAAAACAAGCAAGCTGTTGCCCTGTTCAACACGCTCCCCGAACCCGAACCCGAACCCGACCAACACACACCTCGCAGTCACATCTCGCCCGCTGGGATTcggaccaccaacaacaacaacaaacaagagCAGGGCGGTGGAAGTGACCGAGCAGAAgttgtgctagctagctgctgGGCGCCGCCGCACCGCCGCGCCGCGCCAGGCCTCGGCCCCTCGGCCCCGCTCCGCCGCACCGCTCCGCTCCGCCGCGGTGTCCGCTAGCCCAAGTCCACCGACTCCCTCCGCGCGGCTCTGGCTCGGGAGCGGCACCGCCGCGCTCCGGGTCGCTCGCGAGTCAAACTCTGGCTTCAACACGCGACCAGCACCAACACCAAAACAGCTTCTCGGCGTTACAACACCGGTAAGTGTCTCAACTCcccacaacaacaaacaaacaaacaaacaaacaaacaaacaaacaaacaaacaaaggaggGTTTGGTGAAGGACGAAGCAGGACTCACGGGAGCTCGGCCcgcggccgccgccgccgccggggaTGGGGTCATCTCTGCTCGTGCTACGGCGCGCGTCGGCGTGTCGGTGTCGACGGATTATCCTCAAAATGGCAGGAAGGCGGAACAGATTGGGGAGTTACGGCGTTATCTCAGCGTACCGCTTCCCGTCCTCCCCCCCGGTCCGTCCCCCGTCCGTCCCTCCGTCCGTCCTCCCCCTCCGTCCGTCCCCCGTCCGTGTGTCAACATGCCCTCTACACCTCCCTTTTTTCAGCTGCGCCGCGAGGCGCGCCGCGCGCACCCTCCACGCTACGTAAACGGCGGTGGTTGTCGAAGCGATCGGCGGATTTCTGGTTTATTCTGGGACGTTTCTCTCGTTTCCTCACAGTCTGCACACccagcgtgcgtgtgtgtgtgtgtgtgtgtgtgtgtgtgtgtgtgtgtgtgtgtgtgttctgtcatGATCTCGTAACTTTTAACACATTTGACCTACAGTAAAAGAGGCGGCAATACACTTTAATGGGTTGCAGAGTTCGATTATTGAATCGAACACTGCAATCGATTATTGATttggctatctctctctctctctctctctcttgctctctctatgtatatggagtatacacacgcacgcacgcgcgcacacacacatatatatatatatatatatatatatagcggtttttcccccgaaaccgtcaatggtgttgagtgctcaactaatgaggagcggaatatcaacacggatacatgaAAAAGGTTTtattattgtagcaaattcgggggacaacgcaaccacaggaactgccgcggccgggacgcgaacccgtatcgcccgcatcgcaggagacatcgctaaccagagggtccgacctgttagtcaaggaccaacgtgtctacttatccatggccGTTACGCTACCCCGCTTCAGCgtgtcagctccctcacgcctctgggcgcacgcgcttccaatgacctcac encodes the following:
- the LOC130122821 gene encoding stonin-1, which codes for MCSMNNSNWVTFEDDSTPLSSPQKPQQSSSPNGASVPRPNGLKLVLPPTRDLSWSFSSSSESPQVHSSNGSSFAPNNTPFCTPVGGVPSNASPFHFGTLEKNDTFQSPSNTSTSSMPTSDPDGILVLNKTSDGPNPFPSFRGKSGHLNPFWEESGPSVDLASSSSDSESETNLPRFFIRAKDGSVPPRDQLQSSFSYICHKLEGLRAEKDHEAQTEIAAEKQLSCKTELGGRQVTNGSSQFVPQGLFRSQKRDGWSLMLRIPEKKNRMSSRQWGPIYLRLLPGGVLQMYYEKGLEKPFKEFQLLPHCRLSDLKPESYGESRKILTVKVEHFSYTEKKRYHPKLEVTHEAEIEQLLKFGTTEHDDMEDLLVSMEEEIFRLSPPHQQRRHYEEKELSLQVTDHIWIQLDKAGGIVERAALTQIHCLAFLNGDGHCFLALNDLGLLRFDSSYGCEEGNETWMEIADYHLHRCINEVEFQRSRLIKFSPPDACRVELMRYNTTSLGCTEIPFSIKAVVTVQGAYVELQAFLNLSATFPSSARTFDAQPLCENIVIRVPVPSDWVKVSQTVTLLRQRSLKARMNRNACLGAVSAAESQPIMQVSIGTVKYENVYSAIVWRIDRLPAKNTAVDHPHSFSCKLELGSDQDIPNDWYPFVTMECEIMGAVVSQTRIKSLGTVNDIQPQKHVTSWTRYHCQVEIEKKWIDTESLKQSGCMTQ